The Drechmeria coniospora strain ARSEF 6962 chromosome 02, whole genome shotgun sequence genome has a segment encoding these proteins:
- a CDS encoding Ser/Thr protein phosphatase family: MLLPRPLLAFAALGHAAQPGAVKPVAAPMRDLTWGQLNFLHTTDTHGWLGGHMREPQYSADWGDYISFSNHLRKRADDAGTDLLLVDTGDRIEGNGLYDASTPKGLFQYDIYAQQHVDIICIGNHELYQAYSADREHNTTVPNFKHNYIASNLDYVDSSGRRKPLAQRYRRFKTKNQKLDIIAFGFLFDFTGNANNSVVQPVAETVKEPWFQEAMRQKPDLFVVIGHVGLRMEEFRTIFTALRKQNWHIPIIFFGGHAHVRDALSYDAQSISLASGRYMETVGWLSVDGLKPKSASASASSSVKFSRKYIDNNLYGMHYHTGLNETTFPTEEGVRVSGMISRARKSLQLDEQYGCAPKDLWLNRAKYPGKDSIYSWIQDEVFPDIIVNETRKSKPRLALMNTGGMRFDIFKGPFTRDSAYLVNPFINRFNYVADVPYEVAKKVLGILNSAGKVLNMDMRYLTIPEQMFLSVAETQQEAPETHREARIELRSEGLIAGYTTNDDIGTDGDDTVHKPISFHAVPNCVQSEINFPDGQPATVDVVFIDFLTPWIIPALKFSGGDYSEADVHGYMEGTLMYKLAEWIKTNWKC; encoded by the exons ATGCTGTTGCCACGCCCGCTgctcgcctttgccgccctCGGGCACGCCGCCCAACCAGGCGCCGTCaagcccgtcgccgccccgaTGCGCGACCTGACCTGGGGCCAGCTCAACTTCCTGCACACCACCGACACCCACGGCTGGCTTGGAGGCCACATGCGCGA ACCGCAGTACTCGGCAGACTGGGGCGACTACATCTCCTTCTCAAACCACCTGCGGAAGcgagccgacgatgccggaaccgacctcctcctcgtcgacacgggCGACCGGATCGAGGGCAACGGCCTCTACGATGCCTCGACGCCCAAGGGCCTCTTCCAGTACGACATTTACGCCCAGCAGCACGTCGACATCATCTGCATCGGCAACCACGAGCTCTACCAGGCCTACTCGGCCGACCGCGAGCACAACACGACGGTTCCCAACTTCAAGCACAACTATATCGCCTCCAACCTGGATTACGTCGACTCAAGTGGCCGCCGGAAGCCGCTCGCCCAGCGGTATCGTCGATTCAAGACCAAGAACCAGAAGCTCGACATCATCGCCTTCGGCTTTCTCTTTGACTTCACCGGCAACGCCAACAACTCCGTCGTCcagcccgtcgccgagacggTCAAGGAGCCCTGGTTCCAGGAGGCCATGCGCCAGAAGCCCgacctcttcgtcgtcatcggccatGTCGGCCTGCGCATGGAAGAATTCCGCACCATCTTCACCGCCCTGCGCAAGCAGAACTGGCACATCCCCATCATCTTTTTCGGCGGTCATGCCCACGTCCGGGATGCCCTCAGCTACGACGCCCAGTCCATCTCCCTCGCTTCGGGACGCTACATGGAGACAGTGGGCTGGCTGTCTGTCGACGGCCTCAAGCCAAAGTctgcctccgcctccgcctcctcgtccgtcaaGTTTAGCCGAAAGTACATTGACAATAACCTCTACGGCATGCACTACCACACGGGCCTCAACGAGACGACCTTTCCCACCGAGGAAGGCGTCCGCGTCAGCGGCATGATTTCTCGCGCCCGCAAGTCCCTCCAGCTCGACGAACAGTATGGCTGCGCCCCCAAGGACCTCTGGTTGAACCGCGCCAAATACCCGGGAAAAGACAGCATTTACTCGTGGATCCAGGACGAAGTCTTCCCGGACATCATCGTCAACGAAACCCGCAAGAGCAAGCCGCGGCTCGCCCTCATGAACACGGGCGGCATGCGCTTTGACATCTTCAAGGGCCCCTTCACCAGGGACAGCGCCTACCTGGTGAACCCGTTCATCAACCGGTTCAACTACGTAGCCGACGTCCCGTACGAGGTGGCCAAAAAAGTACTCGGCATCCTCAACAGCGCCGGCAAGGTGCTCAACATGGACATGCGCTATTTGACGATTCCCGAGCAAATGTTTCTGAGCGTCGCCGAAACGCAGCAGGAAGCCCCCGAGACGCACCGGGAGGCCCGGATCGAGCTCCGGAGTGAAGGCCTCATTGCTGGGTACACGACCAATGACGACATTGGTACTGACGGAGACGACACGGTGCACAAGCCCATCAGCTTCCACGCCGTCCCCAACTGCGTCCAATCCGAAATTAACTTCCCTGACGgccagccggcgacggtcgaCGTAGTCTTTATCGATTTCCTCACACCCTGGATCATCCCCGCCCTCAAGTTCAGCGGAGGAGATTacagcgaggccgacgtgcACGGCTACATGGAGGGCACCCTGATGTACAAGCTGGCCGAGTGGATCAAGACGAACTGGAAGTGCTAG